CGCAAGCATCAGGACGCCCGCCATAACCAATACCTGCCGTTCTACCACCTAGCCCATGATGCCGCCCGCAACATGGCAGATACGGCCAGAAAGCTCGGCAGCGAAGCACCGGAACAGGTATTCCACTCCAACGTCGAGAAACTGATAAACCGGGCGTTCGGCCTTGAGAAGGGACAACGGGCCAACCTGTCACCTTCCATGCAGAACGCCGTCAGCACAGCGTATCAGCTAGTGAGTGCGGCCATCATCGACACGCTGGCAGAAGGCGGCAGCCACAAGGCAGCCTACCGCGAGGCAGAACGGCGCGTGACTGACTTCGCTCGCCTGTTCGGGCCGGTCGTCAACGGGAGGCTGGCAGCATGAATACCTGGCACGAATTGGTAGCGGGATTGTCTGGTTACCAGCAGCCCGGCGAGCCAAAAAAACGCCCCCAAGCATCCGGAGGCATTAAGGAGCCATGCTTGACCAGAAGCCCGGTCGGGACACTTCAATCATGTGCATGGACACGACTTCAGCATGTGAAGCACGGCATGGCATATCAACCTGCATCGATACACGGTAGATGGAAAACTGCCTATCCCGTCAGCAGGCAAAAAAATGACCACCATGGCAGTGGTGGTCAAATGTCTGCAAATAAGGGGAAACGACAGGGAAAAGAGGATGATCGCCGCCTTTCCCACTCACAGAGTAGGCAACTGGAAAATCCTTCACGACCTCAAAACGGCTACCGTCTGTCACTTGATGGCGCAGCGCAACGTGCGTGTCTGGATGGATACAGCCTTGCGTATTTTCTGATTGACGCCCTCGATACAGCGCGGCACCATTTACCCGTGCCGTTCAATAGCGGCACCGGGATTGGCGTCCCGAACATCTTGGCGGACAGCCGCCACTTTGCGGCATTTTTTGCGTCCGTTACCTACGCTATTGGTGCGTCCATGGTTTCCATGGTGGGCCGTAGCGGGGGCGTGCTTGCACGCGCCGGTTTCCAAGATGCCGGTACGCCAACCCTGCTACGTGCCTGCCACCCCGATTGGCGTCGGGATGGTGGGTTTAATACCCATCTTGGAGGCCACCATGCCTAGCTTTGCCCTGCGCGCTTTCCGCGCCCTGCTTTCCCGCTCTCCCGCTGTTTCCATCATCCGCCCTGCTGCTGATCTGGCCGAGGCCCGCCGCATGGCTGCCGACCTGATTGCACAGGATCGCCGCTGTTCGGTACGTATGACTGCCGCCTCCCGTGGCTTCGATGTGGAGGTGCTGTCATGAGTACCGTTGCGACACTTGGCATCACCCCGACCGACAACCCGTTTCATGCCCTGGCCGTCGCCCATGCAGCCATGCATGAAGGCTGCGAATTCAACAAGGCTGCCGGCTGCCATGTCCCGGCCATCAGCCGCAAGGATGCAGACCTTGCGCTGGGCCATGCAGAACAGGTGCTGGACGATTGCACATTCGGCATGCAGGCACTGGGCCATCTGCTGAGACACCATGACGGCAGGCTCATCGGGGATACCGAGGACACGCTGTTTCAGGCCGGTTGCCTGATTTCGCTGCTAGCCAACGTGCAAGGCCATGCGGTCGAGGCCATCGAGTCGGCCAGATGCCGCCTGTGGGCGCATGACCGGATTGCCGCAACCCTCCGGCAGGAGTCACGGTCATGAGCAACCTGTCATCAGTCGTCCCCGTCCTGCGCGGCATGGCTGACTTCCGGGCCGGTCAATGCGCGGACCTTGACGAACTGGAAGGCCGGATTGTCGAGTTTCAGCGTGAATGCCTTGCCGGTACGGCAGTAGTCGGCGCACTGGTCGCGGCGGTTGACCACGAGAACATCGGGATCGACCCGGGCACGGTCGGGGATACCGGCTACCTGGTGTCCATGCTCTCGTCGCTGGCATTCGAGCTGACGAACTGGCTTGAAGAAATCTGCATCGCCAGAACCCGGCACAACCTGAACCCCTGAGAGGCCCACGTCATGACAACGAACCATCCACACGATGGGGCGCGGGACGGCTTGCGCCTTGAAGCCAGCACAGTCAGGGAAGCAGCCCGCCACCAGTGGCCGGGCATCCTGACCCGGCTGGGGATCGCTGACCGCCATTTGCGGCGCCAGCACGGCCCGTGTCCGGGCTGTGGCGGACGTGACCGGTTCCGCTTTGATGACCGCGAGGGCCGGGGAACCTGGCTCTGTTCTGGTGGCGGGGCCGACCCGCTGGCCGGGGACGGGCTGGCGCTGGTTCGCCATGTGTTCGACTGCGGTTTTGCCGAGGCGCTGGGGTTGGTGGCGGGGGTGCTGGGCATCACCGGGGCATCGCCCTGTCCACCACCGGCAACGCGCCCCGTAGCGCCTTCACGCCCGCCCGTCAGCCGCCTGCCGTCCATCCTGCGCCAGTGGGGCGAAGCCTTGCCGCTGACCGGCACCTGTCCGGCATCACGCTATCTGACCGGGCGCGGGCTGGCGCTGGAACACGCCCCCGACGACCTGCGATGCCATCCGGCCCTGCCGTACTGGACTGACCGTGACGGCAAGCCGTTTGTCCTGTGTCGCCTGCCTGCCCTGCTGGGGCTGGTGCGCGACAAGGCCGGGGAGATTGTCGGGCTGCATCGCACCTGGCTGGATGGCAGCACCGGGCCAGTCGGCAAGGCCCGGCTGGTCGATCCGGAAACCGGCGAATGCCTGCCCGCCAGAAAGCTGGTCAGCGTCACACCGGGCACCACGACCGGGGCAGCCATCCGGCTGGCCGCCACCGACAACGGACGGCTGGGGCTGGCCGAGGGCATCGAAACCGCGCTGGCCTGCTGGCAGGTATCGGGCATCCCGACATGGGCAGGCGTATCGGCCAACGGGATGGAAAGCGTCCGGCTGCCGGATGACGTGCAAAGCGTCTGGATATTCGGCGACCACG
The DNA window shown above is from Laribacter hongkongensis DSM 14985 and carries:
- a CDS encoding DUF7146 domain-containing protein, with the translated sequence MTTNHPHDGARDGLRLEASTVREAARHQWPGILTRLGIADRHLRRQHGPCPGCGGRDRFRFDDREGRGTWLCSGGGADPLAGDGLALVRHVFDCGFAEALGLVAGVLGITGASPCPPPATRPVAPSRPPVSRLPSILRQWGEALPLTGTCPASRYLTGRGLALEHAPDDLRCHPALPYWTDRDGKPFVLCRLPALLGLVRDKAGEIVGLHRTWLDGSTGPVGKARLVDPETGECLPARKLVSVTPGTTTGAAIRLAATDNGRLGLAEGIETALACWQVSGIPTWAGVSANGMESVRLPDDVQSVWIFGDHDASGTGQKAAHRLAARLHGEGRQVRVLLPSRPGMDWCDVLNTSEGGEA